The Deinococcus humi genome includes a window with the following:
- a CDS encoding helix-turn-helix transcriptional regulator codes for MYDPSMRVLTVLELLQARESVTGAELAALLEVSPRTVQRYVARLQDLGIPVEGRRGVGGSYCLKPGFRLPPLMFTGEEALSLALGLRALHLLGLGALAPAAHAASAKLARTLPHALRETVEALSGAVQFDSSPWVVSTDAALLSELLGAVHAAQTVEFSYASPQSFRQTRRVDVYRALHLDGRWYAVGRCHLKGALRSFRLDRMTELRVLETTFTAPTRFDALAYLRSTLPTQAPAAPISVWLDAPPEDLRGRVSVWFTDISAEAGGTRLRAGRSDLGGFAAFLLGLDCGFRVDGPPELLAVFARLGARCAGVAQGPSVTAAAGGIDALGSGL; via the coding sequence ATGTATGACCCCTCCATGCGGGTGCTGACCGTGCTGGAACTGCTTCAGGCCCGCGAGAGCGTAACCGGTGCGGAGCTGGCCGCCCTGCTGGAAGTCAGCCCACGCACCGTTCAGCGCTACGTTGCCCGCTTACAGGATCTAGGCATTCCGGTGGAGGGGCGGCGCGGCGTGGGAGGCTCGTACTGCCTGAAACCGGGTTTCCGGCTGCCGCCGCTGATGTTCACGGGCGAGGAGGCCCTGAGTCTGGCGCTGGGACTGCGGGCGCTGCATCTGCTGGGGCTGGGGGCGCTGGCCCCGGCAGCCCACGCGGCGAGTGCCAAGCTGGCCCGCACACTGCCCCACGCCCTGCGCGAGACGGTGGAGGCGCTCTCGGGCGCGGTGCAGTTCGACTCCTCGCCGTGGGTGGTCTCCACCGACGCGGCGTTACTCTCTGAACTGCTGGGGGCCGTTCACGCCGCCCAGACGGTGGAGTTCTCCTATGCCTCACCGCAGTCCTTCCGTCAGACCCGCCGGGTGGACGTGTACCGCGCGCTGCATCTGGACGGACGCTGGTACGCGGTGGGGCGCTGCCACCTCAAAGGCGCCCTGCGCTCCTTCCGGCTGGACCGCATGACGGAGCTTCGTGTGCTGGAGACCACTTTCACGGCCCCCACCCGATTTGACGCGCTGGCCTACCTGCGCTCGACCCTGCCGACGCAGGCGCCTGCCGCGCCGATCAGCGTGTGGCTGGACGCCCCGCCCGAGGACCTGCGGGGCCGCGTCTCGGTGTGGTTCACCGACATCAGCGCCGAGGCCGGGGGCACCCGCCTGCGGGCCGGGCGCAGCGATCTGGGCGGTTTCGCTGCCTTCCTGCTGGGCCTGGACTGTGGTTTCCGGGTGGACGGCCCGCCGGAACTCCTGGCCGTGTTCGCGCGGCTGGGGGCGCGCTGCGCGGGTGTGGCACAGGGTCCATCCGTGACCGCAGCCGCTGGCGGAATCGATGCTCTGGGGAGCGGCCTCTGA
- a CDS encoding (4Fe-4S)-binding protein has protein sequence MTQLPPTAEDLAQGRAYVAPGVTVYYDARRCVHVANCVRGLPEVFDTAQRPWIQPWQAPAERVVAVVRTCPTGALHYALEASEPERPADPTTVRPIPDGPLVVSGNLSLQTPGGEVREVRAALCRCGASGNKPFCDGTHLKIGWKSGEAPTVSGETGR, from the coding sequence ATGACCCAGTTGCCCCCCACCGCTGAAGACCTGGCCCAGGGCAGGGCGTACGTCGCCCCCGGCGTGACCGTTTACTACGATGCCCGCCGCTGCGTGCATGTCGCGAACTGCGTTCGCGGACTGCCGGAGGTCTTCGATACCGCCCAGCGTCCGTGGATTCAGCCGTGGCAGGCTCCTGCCGAGCGCGTGGTGGCGGTGGTTCGCACCTGTCCCACCGGGGCCCTGCACTACGCGCTGGAAGCCAGTGAACCTGAGAGGCCAGCCGATCCCACCACCGTCCGCCCCATCCCGGATGGCCCGCTGGTGGTGTCCGGCAACCTGAGCCTTCAAACGCCAGGGGGCGAGGTGAGGGAGGTGCGCGCCGCACTGTGCCGCTGTGGTGCGAGCGGCAATAAACCCTTCTGCGACGGCACGCACCTCAAGATCGGCTGGAAGAGTGGTGAGGCCCCGACCGTCAGTGGGGAAACGGGCAGGTAA
- a CDS encoding thymidine phosphorylase produces MTSSSAFNVPDLIRKKRDGEEHSRAELEALVLGYTRGEVPDYQISAWLMAVYLRGMVAQETADLTAVMAASGDQMDLGGLPRTVDKHSTGGVGDKTSLILTPMLAALGLTVAKMSGRGLAHTGGTIDKLESFPGWTSELSEDRFIAQAHDIGLALVGQSRDLAPADGKLYALRDVTATVDCLPLIASSIMSKKLASGAHTVVLDVKVGAGAFMKTLDDGRALARAMVDIGTRAGRQVRAVLTDMDTPLGHLAGNSLEVHEALATLRGEGPQDLTELCVALAVEALAAYGEDEAVAETRARATLHDGSALAKFRAFVTAQGGDGTLVDDPSLLDVAPGRAEITASSAGFVDRIDALSVGRAVLALGGGRERKGETIDHGVGVELVRKPGEAVASGETVLRLYHRDGRGLETAQRLLTEGLSIAETAPVSEKLILDRVF; encoded by the coding sequence ATGACCTCCTCCTCTGCCTTCAATGTTCCCGATCTCATCCGCAAGAAACGCGACGGTGAAGAGCATTCCCGTGCCGAACTTGAAGCCCTGGTGCTGGGCTACACGCGCGGCGAGGTGCCCGACTACCAGATCAGCGCGTGGCTGATGGCCGTGTACCTCAGGGGCATGGTCGCGCAGGAGACGGCGGACCTGACGGCGGTGATGGCCGCCAGCGGTGACCAGATGGATCTGGGTGGCCTGCCGCGCACCGTGGACAAGCACAGCACGGGGGGTGTGGGCGACAAGACCAGCCTGATCCTGACGCCCATGCTGGCGGCGCTGGGCCTGACGGTGGCCAAGATGAGCGGGCGCGGCCTGGCCCATACGGGCGGCACCATCGACAAGCTCGAAAGTTTTCCTGGCTGGACCTCCGAACTGTCCGAGGACCGCTTTATCGCGCAGGCGCACGACATCGGTCTCGCGCTGGTGGGGCAGAGCCGGGACCTGGCCCCCGCCGACGGCAAACTGTACGCCCTGCGCGACGTGACGGCCACGGTGGACTGTCTGCCGCTGATCGCTTCCTCGATCATGAGCAAGAAACTGGCCTCTGGCGCGCACACCGTGGTGCTGGACGTGAAGGTGGGGGCGGGGGCGTTCATGAAAACCCTCGACGACGGGCGGGCGCTGGCCCGCGCGATGGTGGACATCGGCACCCGCGCTGGACGGCAGGTGCGCGCCGTGCTGACTGATATGGACACCCCGCTGGGTCATCTGGCCGGCAACAGCCTGGAAGTGCACGAAGCCTTGGCTACCCTGCGCGGCGAGGGGCCGCAGGACCTGACCGAGCTGTGTGTGGCCCTGGCCGTGGAGGCGCTGGCGGCCTACGGTGAGGACGAGGCGGTGGCAGAGACCCGTGCCCGCGCCACGCTCCACGACGGCTCGGCACTGGCGAAGTTCCGCGCTTTCGTGACGGCGCAGGGCGGCGATGGGACGCTGGTGGACGATCCGTCCCTGCTGGATGTGGCTCCCGGACGCGCCGAGATCACCGCGTCCTCGGCTGGATTTGTGGACCGCATTGACGCCCTAAGCGTGGGCCGCGCGGTGCTGGCCCTGGGCGGTGGACGCGAGCGCAAGGGCGAGACCATCGATCACGGCGTCGGCGTGGAACTGGTCAGGAAACCGGGTGAGGCAGTGGCGTCAGGGGAAACGGTGCTGCGCCTGTATCACCGTGACGGGCGGGGGCTGGAGACCGCCCAGCGCCTGTTGACCGAGGGCCTGAGTATTGCGGAGACGGCGCCAGTGTCAGAAAAACTGATTCTGGACCGGGTGTTCTAG
- a CDS encoding acyl-CoA thioesterase: MTAQPSAAPAGGRIPALNWNDAHRTIIQLRFADVDAMGHVNNARYAEFLEVARMDMSAALGIQGDDDRSMLARLELDYVREIRLGQTVFIESLVERVGRSSWTVAARFVADNVPCAFARSVQVRVNAAHLPEALPERFRKLVGPLLAHGLQDS; this comes from the coding sequence ATGACCGCTCAGCCTTCCGCTGCTCCCGCTGGCGGGCGCATTCCCGCCCTGAACTGGAACGACGCCCACCGCACCATCATCCAGCTGCGTTTCGCCGACGTGGACGCCATGGGACACGTGAACAACGCCCGCTACGCCGAGTTTCTGGAGGTGGCGCGCATGGACATGTCGGCGGCGCTGGGCATCCAGGGCGACGATGACCGTTCCATGCTGGCTCGGCTGGAACTGGACTACGTGCGCGAGATCCGGCTGGGCCAGACGGTGTTTATCGAGTCGCTGGTAGAGCGCGTGGGCCGCAGCAGCTGGACGGTGGCGGCGCGTTTCGTGGCAGATAACGTGCCGTGCGCTTTTGCCCGTTCGGTCCAGGTGCGTGTGAATGCCGCCCACCTGCCCGAGGCGCTGCCCGAACGTTTCCGCAAGCTGGTGGGACCGTTGCTGGCCCACGGTCTCCAGGACTCATGA
- a CDS encoding ROK family protein, whose protein sequence is MTHLSLSEQLSIGVDVGGTKIATGVLRGDELQDRHVQPTPETGWEAVLDVVAAQIRDLQAKHPAARLIGVGIPGPLNSDRTRVKFAPNIYGFTDVPMVDGLLERLSQRIVLENDAKAAALAEAHLGAARGTESSIYVTVSTGIGAGIVLNGRIWRGRHGVAGELGHITVMPGGPVSGAGLDGALEAVASGTAIARDASYALNRDVTTAEAFNLAQQGHPGVRRVIAQAMKHIGVALADLQKVIDPEVFVIGGGVASVGDYFFHGVQAAADEYAKGFAPVTIRRAQLGPDAGVIGAALAARYG, encoded by the coding sequence ATGACCCATCTTTCTCTGTCCGAACAGCTCAGCATCGGTGTCGATGTCGGCGGCACCAAGATCGCCACCGGTGTGCTGCGCGGCGACGAATTGCAGGACCGTCACGTCCAACCCACCCCCGAGACCGGCTGGGAGGCGGTGCTGGACGTCGTTGCGGCCCAGATCCGTGATCTTCAGGCCAAACACCCGGCCGCCCGGTTGATCGGCGTGGGGATTCCGGGGCCACTGAACAGTGACCGCACCCGCGTCAAGTTCGCCCCCAACATCTACGGCTTCACAGACGTGCCGATGGTGGACGGCCTGCTGGAGCGGCTCTCGCAGCGCATCGTGCTGGAAAACGACGCCAAGGCCGCTGCCCTGGCCGAGGCCCACCTGGGCGCGGCACGGGGCACCGAGAGCAGCATCTACGTGACCGTCAGCACTGGCATCGGCGCAGGCATCGTGCTCAACGGGCGCATCTGGCGCGGGCGGCATGGCGTGGCCGGGGAACTGGGGCACATCACGGTGATGCCCGGCGGCCCAGTCAGCGGTGCGGGACTGGACGGCGCGCTGGAGGCTGTCGCCAGCGGCACCGCAATTGCCCGTGACGCCAGCTACGCCCTGAACCGCGACGTGACCACGGCCGAGGCCTTTAACCTGGCCCAGCAGGGCCATCCCGGTGTACGGCGCGTCATCGCGCAGGCCATGAAGCACATTGGCGTGGCGCTCGCGGACCTGCAGAAAGTGATAGACCCCGAGGTGTTTGTGATCGGCGGCGGCGTTGCAAGTGTGGGCGATTACTTCTTCCACGGCGTGCAGGCGGCCGCCGACGAGTATGCCAAGGGCTTTGCGCCCGTGACCATCCGCCGCGCCCAGCTTGGCCCCGATGCCGGAGTGATCGGAGCGGCCCTGGCGGCGCGGTATGGGTGA
- a CDS encoding HD domain-containing protein produces MNRKAETALLRAAEAFCLPAYSAAGRFYHNAEHVRSVMTALDSRGVLTPALALAAWGHDLVYDATAGDNEDRSAEVFDGWLASRQASTELRQEVRELILATKHVAPPASRAEALMVDADLAILGASAAEFDAYDTAIRQEYAHVPSSIYRTGRQKVLRGFLNRERIYTTPEFVELEWQARVNLVRVVGLQ; encoded by the coding sequence GTGAACAGGAAGGCTGAAACCGCCCTGTTACGGGCGGCGGAGGCCTTTTGCCTCCCGGCGTACTCGGCGGCGGGGCGTTTTTACCATAACGCTGAGCACGTCCGTAGCGTGATGACCGCCCTGGACTCACGCGGCGTCCTGACTCCGGCGTTGGCGCTGGCTGCCTGGGGTCACGATCTGGTCTACGACGCCACGGCAGGCGACAATGAGGACCGCAGCGCGGAAGTGTTTGACGGCTGGCTGGCCTCACGGCAGGCGTCCACCGAGCTTCGGCAGGAGGTCCGGGAGCTGATTCTGGCGACGAAACACGTCGCACCCCCAGCCAGCCGCGCCGAAGCCCTGATGGTGGATGCCGATCTGGCTATTCTGGGCGCATCTGCCGCTGAATTTGATGCCTACGACACCGCTATCCGGCAGGAATACGCGCACGTTCCCTCTTCGATCTACCGGACAGGCCGTCAAAAAGTCCTGCGCGGTTTTCTGAATCGGGAGCGCATTTATACGACGCCAGAGTTCGTGGAGCTGGAATGGCAGGCTCGGGTGAATCTGGTGAGGGTGGTGGGTCTACAGTAA
- a CDS encoding S8 family serine peptidase: MKHIRYFLPLLTGALLAACGTTPLSTANPSEHGSTLQAQATETPPVMKLAAATGRIGAWATGRIGAWATSRDASTVPGGALNTFSENIAAWNLIHLSEAQALAPQLGKDVIVAVVDTGLDLSHPVFSNRLTAPGTWYDFVGRDTNPTDVRTATSAMYGHGTAVASLILQVAPGARILPIRALNADGEGTVADLAAGVDWAIQQGAQVINVSAVSSVDSDLSLALARAAAQGIYVTLAVGNEGVQRIAYPARNSTMKNVLGQYAVNAGAVNSDRSLASWSNYGSALELTAPGVALATAVPGGNYALVSGTSFATPVLSGTLALALGESYQKAFRGQLALQLNATATDIKSANLALSNGASDVMGNGVVNAQAFLQKVR, translated from the coding sequence ATGAAGCACATACGTTATTTCCTTCCCTTGTTGACTGGTGCCTTGCTGGCTGCGTGTGGAACCACGCCACTCAGCACAGCCAACCCGTCAGAGCATGGAAGCACCCTGCAGGCTCAGGCCACCGAAACTCCACCGGTGATGAAGCTGGCCGCTGCCACTGGCCGGATTGGTGCCTGGGCCACAGGGAGGATTGGGGCCTGGGCCACGAGTCGGGATGCCAGTACCGTCCCCGGTGGTGCCCTGAATACGTTCAGTGAAAACATTGCCGCCTGGAATCTCATTCACCTGAGTGAAGCCCAGGCTCTGGCGCCGCAACTGGGCAAGGACGTTATCGTGGCCGTGGTCGACACCGGCCTTGATCTGTCCCATCCTGTCTTTTCCAATCGTTTGACGGCTCCTGGCACCTGGTACGACTTCGTTGGACGGGACACCAATCCCACGGACGTTCGCACGGCCACCAGCGCCATGTACGGGCACGGAACGGCGGTTGCCAGTCTGATCTTGCAGGTTGCTCCGGGAGCGAGAATCCTGCCCATCCGCGCCCTGAATGCAGATGGCGAGGGAACCGTGGCAGACCTCGCTGCTGGCGTCGACTGGGCTATTCAACAGGGCGCGCAGGTCATCAACGTCTCTGCTGTCTCCAGTGTTGATAGTGATCTCAGTCTGGCGCTGGCCCGCGCCGCCGCTCAGGGCATCTATGTGACCCTCGCGGTGGGCAATGAGGGCGTCCAGCGAATCGCGTACCCGGCGCGCAACTCCACCATGAAGAACGTGCTCGGTCAGTACGCTGTCAATGCTGGGGCAGTGAACAGCGACCGGAGCCTGGCCAGCTGGTCCAATTACGGAAGTGCCCTGGAACTCACTGCGCCGGGAGTGGCTCTCGCCACCGCCGTTCCTGGGGGGAACTATGCCCTGGTCAGTGGCACCTCGTTCGCTACACCGGTCCTGAGCGGTACGTTGGCCCTGGCCCTGGGTGAGTCTTATCAAAAGGCCTTCAGGGGTCAGCTCGCACTTCAGTTGAATGCCACGGCAACCGACATCAAAAGTGCCAACCTCGCTCTGAGCAATGGCGCCAGCGATGTTATGGGTAATGGCGTGGTGAACGCTCAGGCATTCCTGCAAAAAGTCAGATAA